One Rhodospirillales bacterium genomic window carries:
- a CDS encoding serine/threonine protein kinase, producing MDKQNCIHATCVSIEGPDGPDDMRGVILRGRSGVGKSDIALQLIDRGARLVADDQVALRVEGGRVVASAPLALAGLLEVRGLGIVRLDPGALQGLVPIDLIVNIVDPGTDLDRLPEAAYGKLLGISIPMIDLAPFEASSSMKVCLAVGVGPGVIMASDQDRKVASGGQKSADEKRGDQENGRQEKNGNR from the coding sequence ATGGATAAGCAAAACTGCATTCATGCAACCTGTGTCAGCATTGAAGGCCCTGACGGCCCTGATGATATGCGCGGCGTGATCTTGCGTGGGCGCTCAGGGGTCGGGAAATCAGATATTGCCTTACAGTTGATCGATCGGGGTGCTCGGTTGGTGGCCGATGATCAGGTCGCCCTCAGGGTTGAGGGTGGGCGCGTCGTGGCGTCGGCACCTTTGGCCCTTGCCGGGCTTTTGGAAGTGCGGGGATTGGGCATTGTGCGCCTTGATCCAGGGGCCTTACAGGGTCTAGTGCCCATTGATCTGATCGTTAATATTGTGGACCCGGGCACAGATTTGGATCGCCTGCCAGAGGCTGCTTATGGCAAATTACTGGGCATTTCCATCCCTATGATTGACCTTGCACCCTTTGAGGCATCATCTTCGATGAAGGTGTGTCTTGCCGTTGGTGTGGGACCGGGGGTAATAATGGCATCCGATCAAGATAGGAAGGTCGCCTCAGGTGGCCAGAAAAGCGCCGATGAGAAAAGAGGCGATCAGGAAAATGGCAGGCAGGAAAAAAATGGCAACCGATAA
- a CDS encoding ABC transporter ATP-binding protein: MNVTYPSGPKPRNAELSPDLRVDQDRLPKNAVEICGLSKTYEGDAKSPPKTALKDVNLTVPRGAFFGILGPNGAGKSTLINILAGLTTKTAGSVHIWDYNIDTNRRNAKTAIGVVPQELNLDPFFTPRELLEFQAGLYGIGPKDRRTDEILEIVGLADKANAYSRSLSGGMRRRLLIAKAILHRPPVVVLDEPTAGVDVELRQQLWAYIKELNEAGTTILLTTHYLEEAEQLCDTIAIIDEGDVIACEQTAQLLQRIDTREMIATVSQDLETVPVALQKFDVTLSPPRCLRFRFKRSETQIGEIITAIQNAGLMIADLSISEGKLEDVFMELTGARPKPPPCDDVP; the protein is encoded by the coding sequence ATGAATGTTACTTACCCATCTGGGCCCAAGCCCCGGAATGCCGAACTTTCCCCAGATCTTAGGGTTGATCAAGACAGATTACCCAAAAATGCCGTGGAAATCTGCGGCCTTTCAAAGACCTATGAAGGGGATGCCAAAAGCCCCCCTAAAACCGCCCTTAAAGACGTCAACCTGACCGTCCCACGGGGCGCTTTTTTTGGGATTTTGGGGCCAAATGGCGCTGGAAAGTCCACCTTAATCAATATTCTGGCGGGGCTGACCACCAAAACGGCCGGCAGCGTGCATATTTGGGATTACAACATCGATACGAACCGGCGAAATGCCAAAACGGCCATCGGTGTGGTGCCCCAGGAACTTAACCTGGACCCATTTTTTACACCCCGGGAATTGCTCGAATTTCAAGCTGGACTATATGGCATCGGACCAAAAGATCGGCGCACGGATGAAATTCTTGAAATTGTCGGCCTGGCTGACAAAGCCAATGCCTATTCGCGGTCGCTGTCAGGCGGCATGCGGCGCAGGCTTTTAATCGCCAAGGCAATCTTGCACCGCCCACCGGTGGTGGTTCTTGATGAACCCACCGCAGGCGTGGACGTGGAACTGCGCCAACAACTTTGGGCCTATATCAAGGAACTGAACGAAGCGGGCACCACCATATTGTTGACCACCCATTATCTGGAAGAAGCCGAACAATTGTGCGACACCATTGCCATCATTGATGAGGGCGATGTCATTGCCTGTGAACAAACCGCCCAATTGCTGCAGCGCATCGACACCAGAGAAATGATTGCCACCGTTTCACAAGACCTTGAAACCGTGCCGGTGGCATTACAGAAATTCGATGTAACCCTATCCCCCCCAAGGTGCCTTCGTTTCCGGTTTAAACGCAGCGAAACCCAAATAGGCGAAATCATTACAGCCATCCAGAATGCCGGGCTGATGATTGCTGATCTTTCAATATCTGAGGGAAAGCTGGAAGACGTTTTCATGGAACTGACCGGGGCGCGACCGAAGCCGCCACCGTGTGACGATGTGCCATGA
- a CDS encoding zinc-finger domain-containing protein, with protein MESEKETVIIVETPTVGCNGGTHGHPRVFLNLGAGGKAECPYCGQHFVLKAGTKVGSSH; from the coding sequence ATGGAATCTGAAAAAGAAACCGTAATTATAGTGGAAACCCCAACCGTTGGCTGCAATGGGGGCACCCATGGCCATCCCCGGGTCTTTCTGAATTTGGGCGCGGGTGGCAAGGCTGAATGTCCTTATTGTGGGCAGCATTTTGTCTTGAAAGCCGGCACCAAGGTTGGAAGCAGCCATTGA
- a CDS encoding MFS transporter, producing MEPISVRVQGAVYASGLFGATMSNLGSVVVPLWLLHLHASPLMIGLALGSFNLLPFLFSVHGGAMMDRLGARRVMIGFAIIGAMMPLLYPVFPWIGAVFVFQLVLGLSSTIGWAGAQTLVGQIMRGSPQYAGRLTFYGVLGNLVGPPLVGAGWDFIGPWGAFGMLFVWAMCQLGAALALPRTEAETKNDAPKFGFADLLPELKSYTAAFGLMAMPVVTFLIMVSMLRIGGHSIQSSFYVVYLNGVGLSGTAIGLLLATGAAAAAVGALLAAPMTGRINGLWLLLITSAISVALIAITPWLGLYVLFLFAQAGRGLAVGISTPLIITEMSSVVGSNQGKAVGLRTMSNRFMSTIGPIAMGGLVSLVGLESSLLIGGGVLVALMVLATVYAKYNKIL from the coding sequence GTGGAGCCAATTTCGGTTCGTGTTCAGGGGGCGGTTTATGCGTCGGGGTTGTTTGGCGCGACCATGTCGAACCTTGGCTCGGTGGTGGTGCCGCTTTGGCTTTTGCACCTGCATGCCAGCCCGTTGATGATTGGGTTGGCACTGGGCAGTTTCAATCTTTTGCCTTTTTTGTTTTCGGTCCATGGCGGGGCCATGATGGATCGTCTGGGCGCCAGGCGCGTCATGATCGGGTTTGCCATCATTGGTGCGATGATGCCGCTTTTGTACCCGGTCTTTCCGTGGATCGGTGCGGTGTTTGTGTTCCAGCTTGTTCTGGGTCTTTCCTCGACCATTGGCTGGGCGGGGGCCCAGACGCTGGTGGGTCAAATCATGCGTGGCAGCCCGCAATACGCAGGACGCCTGACCTTTTATGGGGTTTTGGGAAATCTGGTTGGTCCACCCTTGGTGGGAGCCGGGTGGGATTTCATCGGGCCTTGGGGGGCTTTTGGCATGCTGTTCGTATGGGCGATGTGCCAGTTGGGCGCGGCATTGGCATTGCCCCGGACAGAGGCCGAGACGAAAAACGATGCGCCCAAATTTGGCTTTGCAGATCTTTTGCCGGAGCTTAAAAGCTACACAGCCGCTTTTGGGTTGATGGCGATGCCGGTGGTGACGTTTCTTATAATGGTGTCGATGTTGCGCATCGGCGGGCATTCGATCCAGAGTTCATTTTACGTGGTGTATCTGAACGGTGTTGGCCTATCAGGCACGGCCATTGGTCTTTTGCTGGCAACCGGTGCGGCAGCGGCGGCCGTTGGTGCATTGTTGGCCGCCCCCATGACGGGCCGGATTAACGGGCTTTGGTTGTTGCTGATCACGTCTGCAATTTCTGTGGCACTGATTGCCATCACACCTTGGCTTGGGCTTTATGTATTGTTCCTGTTTGCTCAGGCCGGTCGGGGTTTGGCGGTAGGCATTTCCACACCCCTGATCATTACTGAAATGTCATCGGTGGTGGGCAGCAATCAGGGCAAGGCCGTGGGGCTTCGGACCATGTCCAACCGCTTCATGTCGACCATTGGGCCCATTGCCATGGGCGGGCTTGTTTCTCTGGTTGGATTGGAAAGCAGTCTTTTGATCGGCGGTGGGGTTCTTGTGGCTTTGATGGTTCTGGCCACGGTTTACGCCAAATATAACAAGATTTTATAG
- a CDS encoding urease accessory protein: MLSVLGLGFLIGMKHAIEADHVAAVASLATRARTVRETTRFGIAWGLGHTITLFIIGSVVLAMDMAVPKNLSLFLEFAVGLMLVGLGIDVVVRFIRKKAHFHAHAHDGSPHFHAHRHSQQASHDTTAHRHAHPRKLPVRALIVGLMHGLAGSAALVLLALSTIESVWMGVLYILLFGFGSIIGMAILSCAIAVPLRLTSNRLEGATQSLSMVIGALTIIVGASIIWRTAIGEGLFI, from the coding sequence ATGCTTTCTGTCCTTGGGCTAGGTTTTTTGATCGGCATGAAACATGCCATTGAAGCCGATCATGTCGCTGCTGTTGCCAGTTTGGCCACGCGCGCGCGAACCGTGCGGGAAACCACCCGCTTTGGCATTGCCTGGGGGCTTGGCCACACCATCACGCTGTTCATCATTGGGTCCGTGGTCTTGGCAATGGACATGGCGGTGCCAAAAAATCTATCGCTGTTTCTGGAATTTGCCGTTGGCCTGATGCTGGTGGGGCTCGGCATTGACGTTGTGGTCCGCTTCATTCGGAAAAAAGCCCATTTTCATGCCCATGCCCATGATGGCAGCCCGCATTTTCATGCCCACCGTCACAGTCAGCAGGCATCCCACGACACCACCGCTCACCGCCATGCCCACCCAAGAAAATTACCGGTCCGCGCCCTTATCGTCGGGCTGATGCATGGATTGGCCGGCTCGGCTGCATTGGTATTGCTGGCCTTGAGCACGATTGAATCTGTTTGGATGGGTGTTCTCTATATTTTGCTGTTCGGATTTGGCAGCATCATTGGCATGGCCATCCTGTCTTGCGCCATTGCGGTGCCGCTCAGGCTTACCTCCAACCGACTGGAAGGGGCAACCCAGAGCTTGTCCATGGTCATCGGTGCCCTGACCATCATCGTCGGAGCCTCTATCATCTGGCGCACGGCCATAGGCGAAGGCCTGTTTATCTAA
- a CDS encoding HAMP domain-containing protein has translation MKGEIPKNDKGIDANSGRRSRFRSITARVLAVNVLALVILVVGLLYLDRYKEHLIQSELLSLETHGGIFAAALGEAAVTTNPAMGQDFLTAMARPMVRRLAVPGGLRAQLFAANGDLIADSRYLGGKKGKVQIKELPPPQSPTGFFGSLLGTAIDRYDWVLHQLSAGPTYLAYPEKPAPKAADYPEAQRALAGETRRSVRARANGQLVLMVALPVQRYKQVLGALVLSIGDERLSADIRGVRIEILTVFLIVLAITVLMSLWLAGTIARPMRQLAAAADRVRHGQDQARSVTIPDFTNRGDEIGDLSGALREMTQALWVRMEAIEGFAADVAHEIKNPLTSLKSAVETASRFEYPEQQKRLMAVILDDVERLDRLITDISDASRLDAELGRARMTKVDIRGILETLVDIERTTRESAAKESAASAPEFILALPGDDDFTVLGMRDRLGQVFANLIANAVSFSPPGGTIRITGNHLDGRICIAIEDQGPGMPPGKFQAVFERFYTERPIGEKFGTHSGLGLSISQQIIDAHRGHIRAENVEREGAVVGARFVISLPEYNRV, from the coding sequence ATGAAGGGAGAAATCCCCAAAAACGATAAAGGGATTGATGCAAATTCGGGTCGGCGGTCCCGGTTTCGTTCCATCACCGCGCGGGTTTTGGCCGTCAATGTTTTGGCGCTGGTCATTCTTGTCGTGGGGCTGCTTTATCTCGACCGTTACAAAGAACATTTGATCCAATCTGAATTGTTATCCCTTGAAACCCATGGGGGCATTTTTGCGGCAGCGCTGGGCGAAGCGGCGGTGACCACCAATCCTGCCATGGGTCAGGATTTTCTGACGGCCATGGCCCGGCCCATGGTGCGCCGGCTTGCGGTGCCGGGCGGGCTTCGGGCGCAATTGTTTGCCGCCAATGGGGATTTGATTGCCGATAGTCGGTATCTGGGCGGCAAAAAGGGGAAGGTTCAGATCAAGGAATTGCCCCCGCCCCAAAGCCCCACCGGATTTTTTGGCTCCCTTCTGGGAACTGCGATCGATCGCTATGATTGGGTGCTGCACCAATTATCGGCAGGGCCAACGTATTTGGCATATCCAGAAAAACCCGCCCCCAAGGCTGCTGATTATCCCGAAGCACAAAGGGCACTGGCGGGTGAGACCCGACGGTCCGTGCGTGCGCGCGCCAATGGCCAGCTTGTCTTGATGGTGGCTTTGCCAGTCCAGCGTTACAAACAAGTTTTGGGCGCGCTGGTTTTGTCCATTGGGGATGAACGATTGTCGGCAGACATCAGGGGTGTGCGGATTGAAATCCTGACGGTCTTTCTGATCGTTCTGGCAATCACGGTGCTGATGAGCCTGTGGCTGGCAGGCACCATTGCAAGGCCCATGCGTCAACTTGCCGCTGCCGCAGACAGGGTTCGCCACGGTCAGGATCAAGCCCGCTCCGTGACAATTCCAGATTTCACCAATCGGGGCGATGAAATTGGCGACCTGTCGGGCGCGCTCAGGGAAATGACCCAGGCGCTTTGGGTGCGAATGGAAGCCATTGAAGGCTTCGCCGCCGATGTTGCCCATGAAATCAAAAACCCGTTGACCAGCCTTAAAAGTGCCGTTGAAACCGCATCCAGGTTTGAATATCCCGAACAACAGAAACGGCTTATGGCGGTAATTCTGGATGATGTGGAACGTCTGGATCGATTGATCACGGATATTTCCGATGCGTCCCGGTTGGATGCGGAACTGGGCCGGGCACGGATGACCAAGGTCGATATTCGCGGCATTTTGGAAACGTTGGTCGATATTGAACGCACAACAAGAGAAAGTGCTGCAAAAGAAAGTGCAGCCAGTGCCCCGGAATTTATTCTGGCATTGCCGGGGGATGATGATTTTACGGTTTTGGGGATGCGCGATCGTTTGGGGCAGGTATTTGCCAACCTGATTGCCAATGCGGTTTCTTTTTCGCCACCAGGTGGCACCATCCGCATCACCGGCAATCACCTTGATGGGCGCATCTGCATTGCCATTGAAGATCAGGGGCCGGGAATGCCGCCGGGAAAATTCCAGGCGGTTTTTGAACGCTTTTATACAGAACGCCCCATTGGTGAAAAGTTTGGCACCCATTCGGGGCTGGGCCTCAGCATTTCGCAACAAATCATTGATGCCCACCGGGGACATATACGGGCAGAAAATGTGGAACGCGAAGGTGCAGTTGTGGGGGCGCGGTTTGTGATCAGCTTGCCAGAATATAATCGGGTTTGA
- the polA gene encoding DNA polymerase I → MSLLWAAFCLESRHQGWKQPLSPSPKAGSKPHHLFLVDGSGFIFRAYFALKLNMTRSDGTPTNAVFGFCNMLMKLLDDTEADYLVVVFDAARKTFRSDIYPDYKAHRPPPPDDLVPQFALIREATAAFNVPAVQLEGYEADDLIATYARQAREAGDEVTILSSDKDMMQLIGLGVSMQDPIKSGRIGAEEVMVKFGVTPDKVIEVQALAGDSADNVPGVPGIGVKTAAELINLYGDLETLLAKAGEIKQPKRRQNLIEFADQARVSKQLVILKDDVPGVDDYHSFIKRERDTEMLLKFLHAQEFNSIAARVRSEPDGDGRVVEPGSQTNANPAPKSGEMPPASQDSTAHPSANLGKGEYELVTDEDRLSVWIKAAIDAGRVAVDTETTSLDSMRAELVGVSLSYDAGKACYIPLAHRMVAPQGALDLGGDGDDGGTDQNTPEQIDRDTALALLKPLLEDPSVLKVGHNIKYDTEILARYDVGITPVDDTMVLSYVLEAGQHGHGLDELSLRMLGHANIKFGDVAGVGKKRVTFDYVPLDRALDYAAEDADMTLRLHDVLKPRLARDHMATVYETLERPLIPVLVAMESAGIKVAPGHLKTLSTDFTKRLDKLEIKIHATAGRDFNVGSPKQLGEILFDDLGIPGGKKGKTGAYATGADILDNLAGQGHDIAQQVLDWRHLSKLRSTYSDALQAQINPDTGRVHTSYSMAVASTGRLSSTDPNLQNIPVRTEEGRKIREAFIAEKGMKLISADYSQIELRLLAHVADIKVLKDAFQNGDDIHALTASEMFNVPIEGMDPMIRRSAKAINFGIIYGISAFGLARQLSIPNGEAAEYIKSYFKRYPGIRDYMEDTKEFARNHGYVETIFGRRIHTPGISAKGPQKAFAERAAINAPLQGAAADVIKRAMIRVPAALLKNKLSATMLLQVHDELIFEAPEAEAEATAKAVVAVMTGAAHPATNISVPLEVETGIGDSWAEVH, encoded by the coding sequence ATGTCCTTATTGTGGGCAGCATTTTGTCTTGAAAGCCGGCACCAAGGTTGGAAGCAGCCATTGAGTCCATCGCCAAAAGCTGGAAGTAAACCCCATCATCTGTTTTTGGTGGATGGGTCCGGGTTTATTTTTCGCGCCTATTTTGCGCTGAAGTTAAACATGACCCGAAGCGACGGCACACCCACCAATGCGGTGTTCGGGTTTTGCAATATGTTGATGAAGCTTTTGGACGACACAGAGGCTGATTATCTTGTCGTGGTGTTTGATGCCGCACGCAAAACCTTTCGCAGTGACATCTATCCCGATTACAAGGCCCACCGGCCACCACCGCCCGATGATCTGGTCCCCCAATTTGCCCTGATCCGTGAAGCAACGGCGGCCTTCAATGTGCCCGCCGTGCAGCTGGAAGGCTATGAAGCCGATGACTTGATTGCCACCTATGCCCGTCAAGCCCGCGAAGCAGGGGATGAGGTAACCATCCTGTCTTCGGACAAGGACATGATGCAGTTGATCGGCTTGGGTGTCAGCATGCAGGACCCCATCAAATCCGGCCGGATTGGTGCGGAAGAAGTGATGGTAAAATTTGGCGTGACGCCTGACAAAGTGATCGAGGTTCAGGCGCTGGCCGGGGATTCCGCAGATAATGTTCCGGGCGTGCCCGGCATTGGGGTGAAAACGGCAGCGGAATTAATCAATCTTTACGGCGATCTTGAAACGCTGTTGGCAAAAGCCGGAGAAATAAAACAGCCAAAGCGCCGCCAAAACCTGATCGAATTTGCAGATCAGGCAAGGGTTTCAAAGCAATTGGTGATCTTGAAGGATGATGTGCCCGGCGTTGATGATTATCACAGCTTCATCAAACGCGAACGCGACACCGAAATGCTCCTTAAATTTTTGCATGCACAGGAATTTAACTCCATCGCCGCACGGGTCAGAAGTGAGCCTGATGGCGATGGTCGAGTGGTTGAGCCGGGCTCCCAAACCAATGCCAACCCCGCACCAAAATCAGGTGAAATGCCCCCCGCGTCTCAAGATTCTACCGCACACCCAAGCGCCAATTTAGGCAAGGGCGAATACGAACTGGTGACCGATGAAGACAGGCTTTCTGTCTGGATCAAAGCGGCCATAGATGCGGGCCGGGTTGCCGTGGACACAGAAACCACCTCCCTTGATTCCATGCGTGCAGAACTGGTGGGGGTTTCTCTTTCCTATGATGCGGGCAAGGCCTGTTATATCCCGCTCGCCCACCGCATGGTGGCACCCCAAGGGGCGCTTGATCTTGGGGGCGATGGTGATGATGGGGGCACAGATCAGAATACACCGGAACAAATTGATCGGGACACGGCGCTGGCACTTTTGAAGCCCTTGCTGGAAGACCCATCGGTGTTGAAGGTTGGGCATAATATTAAATACGACACAGAAATTCTTGCGCGCTACGACGTTGGGATTACGCCTGTCGATGACACCATGGTGCTGTCTTATGTTCTGGAAGCAGGCCAGCACGGCCATGGGCTGGATGAATTATCGTTGCGGATGCTGGGTCATGCCAATATCAAATTTGGAGACGTGGCAGGGGTTGGTAAAAAAAGGGTGACCTTTGATTATGTGCCGCTGGACCGCGCGCTTGATTACGCAGCGGAAGACGCAGACATGACCTTGCGGCTGCATGATGTTTTGAAACCCCGTTTGGCCCGCGATCATATGGCAACGGTTTATGAAACCCTTGAACGGCCCCTGATCCCGGTTCTGGTTGCCATGGAAAGTGCTGGCATCAAAGTGGCCCCCGGGCATTTAAAGACGCTGAGTACAGATTTCACCAAACGGCTGGATAAACTGGAAATTAAAATCCACGCCACGGCGGGGCGCGACTTTAATGTCGGCAGCCCAAAGCAATTGGGCGAAATTCTGTTTGATGATCTGGGTATACCGGGGGGCAAAAAAGGCAAAACCGGGGCCTATGCCACAGGGGCAGATATTCTTGATAATCTGGCAGGCCAGGGCCATGACATTGCCCAACAGGTTTTGGATTGGCGTCACTTATCAAAACTTCGGTCCACCTATTCCGATGCCCTGCAGGCCCAGATCAATCCAGACACGGGCCGGGTGCATACATCGTATTCCATGGCCGTGGCATCGACGGGCAGATTGTCATCGACCGATCCCAATCTTCAGAACATTCCCGTTCGCACCGAAGAAGGGCGGAAAATCCGCGAAGCCTTCATTGCCGAAAAAGGCATGAAGCTAATTTCTGCAGATTATTCCCAAATCGAATTGCGCCTTTTGGCCCATGTCGCCGATATCAAGGTGTTGAAAGATGCCTTTCAAAATGGCGATGATATTCACGCATTGACCGCATCGGAAATGTTCAATGTACCCATTGAAGGCATGGACCCGATGATCCGTCGGTCGGCCAAGGCTATCAATTTCGGGATCATCTATGGCATTTCGGCCTTTGGCCTTGCGCGCCAGCTTTCCATTCCCAATGGCGAAGCGGCGGAATACATCAAATCCTATTTCAAACGCTATCCCGGCATTCGCGATTACATGGAAGACACCAAAGAATTTGCCCGCAATCATGGCTATGTGGAAACCATTTTTGGCCGCCGCATTCACACCCCGGGCATTTCTGCCAAAGGCCCACAAAAGGCCTTTGCCGAACGCGCCGCCATTAATGCCCCGCTTCAGGGGGCTGCCGCCGATGTCATCAAGCGTGCCATGATCCGCGTGCCCGCAGCCCTTTTAAAAAACAAGCTAAGCGCCACAATGTTGCTGCAAGTCCACGATGAATTAATTTTCGAAGCCCCAGAAGCCGAAGCCGAAGCCACGGCAAAAGCAGTGGTGGCCGTAATGACCGGTGCCGCCCATCCAGCAACCAATATTTCTGTGCCCCTAGAAGTTGAAACCGGCATCGGCGACAGCTGGGCCGAAGTGCATTAG
- a CDS encoding phosphoenolpyruvate carboxykinase, giving the protein MEDQGPIKSSIGLEKHGIKNAKSVFWNLAEPALYEESIRRSEGLIAPGGSLVVETGEYTGRSPKDKFIVEEPSSRDDIWWGAVNKSISEDNYNAIRAKIVDYYKDHDLFIQDAYAGADLDYQLNIRLVTETAWHALFARNMFIQPNTEALANFDPSFTILHAPGLNVDPATDGTNSDICIILNFGAKEVLITGTWYAGEIKKSVFSILNYLLPAEGVMPMHCSANVGSDNDAAIFFGLSGTGKTTLSADGSRTLVGDDEHGWSDNGIFNFEGGCYAKAINLSAEAEPEIYATTHRFGTVLENVVIDPVTRELDFSSDALTENTRVSYPIEFIPNISETLTSGRPEHIVMLTADAFGVLPPISKMSADQAMYHFLSGYTARVAGTERGVTEPEATFSTCFGAPFMSRHPTVYAKLLGDLIARHKTQCWLVNTGWTGGAYGVGTRMKIAHTRAMLTAALEGKLDSVVMAPDPNFGMDVPQSCPDVPDEVLNPRNTWSDKAAYDKTAQALAGMFEKNFVEFEPQVDDGIKKAAIRPAA; this is encoded by the coding sequence GTGGAAGACCAAGGCCCCATAAAAAGCAGCATCGGACTAGAAAAACACGGCATTAAGAATGCCAAATCTGTGTTTTGGAATCTTGCCGAACCGGCACTTTATGAAGAATCGATCCGCCGTAGCGAAGGTTTGATTGCACCCGGCGGCTCGCTGGTTGTTGAAACCGGCGAATACACGGGCCGTTCTCCCAAGGACAAGTTTATTGTCGAAGAACCATCAAGCCGCGACGACATCTGGTGGGGCGCGGTCAACAAATCCATTTCCGAAGACAATTACAACGCCATTCGCGCCAAAATTGTTGATTATTACAAAGACCATGATCTGTTTATTCAAGATGCCTATGCGGGTGCCGATCTGGATTACCAGCTGAACATCCGTTTGGTGACGGAAACAGCGTGGCACGCCCTGTTTGCCCGCAACATGTTCATCCAGCCCAATACAGAAGCGCTGGCGAACTTTGATCCATCCTTCACCATCCTGCACGCACCGGGCCTTAACGTAGACCCGGCCACCGATGGCACCAATTCAGACATCTGTATCATTTTGAACTTTGGCGCCAAGGAAGTTCTGATCACGGGCACCTGGTATGCCGGTGAGATCAAAAAATCGGTGTTCTCCATCCTCAATTATCTGTTGCCCGCCGAAGGGGTTATGCCCATGCATTGTTCTGCCAACGTTGGCAGCGACAATGATGCGGCCATTTTCTTTGGCCTTTCGGGAACCGGCAAAACAACGCTTTCCGCTGATGGCTCGCGCACCCTGGTGGGTGATGACGAACATGGCTGGTCTGACAACGGCATCTTCAATTTCGAAGGCGGCTGCTATGCCAAGGCGATTAATCTGTCTGCCGAAGCCGAACCTGAAATTTATGCCACGACCCATCGTTTTGGCACGGTATTGGAAAATGTTGTCATTGATCCCGTGACCCGGGAACTTGATTTCTCATCCGATGCGCTGACCGAAAACACCCGCGTCTCGTATCCCATCGAATTCATTCCCAACATTTCCGAAACCCTGACATCAGGACGTCCGGAACACATTGTCATGCTGACCGCAGATGCCTTTGGTGTCCTGCCTCCCATCAGCAAGATGAGCGCTGATCAGGCCATGTATCATTTCCTGTCAGGCTATACCGCACGGGTTGCTGGCACAGAACGTGGCGTTACCGAACCCGAAGCAACGTTTTCCACCTGCTTTGGTGCGCCCTTCATGTCACGCCACCCCACAGTCTATGCCAAGCTTTTGGGTGATTTGATCGCCCGTCACAAGACCCAGTGCTGGCTGGTCAACACCGGCTGGACCGGTGGTGCGTATGGCGTTGGGACCCGCATGAAAATTGCCCATACCCGCGCCATGCTTACAGCGGCCCTTGAAGGCAAACTCGACAGCGTCGTTATGGCACCTGATCCCAATTTCGGGATGGACGTTCCCCAAAGCTGCCCCGATGTTCCAGACGAAGTGCTTAACCCACGCAACACTTGGTCAGACAAGGCAGCCTATGACAAAACCGCGCAGGCGCTTGCTGGTATGTTTGAGAAAAACTTCGTTGAATTTGAGCCCCAAGTCGATGACGGCATCAAAAAGGCGGCCATTCGTCCCGCAGCCTAG
- a CDS encoding response regulator transcription factor has translation MADTIALVDDDQNILTSVSMSLEAEGFSVDTYVDGEKALEGMNARPVDLAVLDIKMPRMDGMELLNRIRKTSKMPVIFLTSKDEEIDELLGLRMGADDYISKPFSQRLLIERIRALLRRTALTASNGDGEVGKNVIVRDKLVLDPDRHLCTWDNNGVQLTVTEFLILQSLATHPGHVKNRDQLMDAAYGEHIYVDDRTIDSHIKRLRRKFKQVDDDFAQIETLYGLGYRYGDA, from the coding sequence ATGGCCGACACGATTGCGCTTGTTGATGATGACCAGAATATTTTGACCTCTGTTTCCATGTCTCTGGAGGCCGAGGGGTTTTCTGTGGACACCTATGTTGATGGCGAGAAAGCCCTTGAGGGCATGAACGCCCGACCGGTTGATCTGGCGGTTCTGGATATCAAGATGCCCAGAATGGATGGGATGGAGCTGTTAAATCGCATTCGGAAAACCTCCAAAATGCCAGTCATTTTTCTGACCTCGAAAGACGAAGAAATAGACGAGCTTCTGGGCCTGCGTATGGGGGCCGATGATTACATCAGCAAACCCTTTTCCCAGCGCCTTTTGATCGAACGCATCCGCGCGCTTTTGCGGCGCACCGCATTAACCGCAAGCAACGGTGATGGAGAAGTGGGCAAGAATGTGATTGTTCGCGATAAGCTGGTTCTAGATCCCGATCGTCACCTTTGCACATGGGATAACAATGGTGTGCAATTGACCGTGACCGAATTTCTAATTTTGCAATCTCTGGCAACCCACCCGGGCCATGTCAAAAACAGGGACCAGTTGATGGATGCAGCCTATGGTGAACACATATACGTCGATGACCGCACCATCGATAGCCACATCAAAAGGCTGCGCAGAAAGTTCAAGCAGGTGGACGATGATTTTGCACAGATCGAAACCCTGTATGGGCTTGGATACCGTTACGGAGATGCCTGA